A genomic stretch from Caloenas nicobarica isolate bCalNic1 chromosome 3, bCalNic1.hap1, whole genome shotgun sequence includes:
- the KLF11 gene encoding Krueppel-like factor 11, which translates to MHGSPCSEMGDASAVDIVDIYESIRERQRHDSERSTCSTLEQNDIEAVEALVCMSSWGQRSQKGDILKIRPLTPFSDSGDFTMHTEATSELPKDYLSTLCMTPPHSPDFAEISAAMLLSSQVTYSKPRTVMANTASCSVTSTTGASPTAKPSVINVEQQCTQKPVISEAFAPQPCRAMATSVIRHTGDSSAYHHIPAVQEKTKVTSGYRTSRDLCGADDRRHSRLPQDTCAADDLINKTSPVHQPYARDSSDSVTNKGQLPVQPVSPQTHLPKNCENDLQKVATPVTPVPVSSPQVLCQMIPLNGQSSMINAYVKPSTPTVSTSMKPILPQTAPLSQPVLMGPSVPQGTVMLVLPQTAVTQTPQCPQTVMTVGNTKLLPLAPAPVFITSGQSCAPQMDFSRRRNYVCNFPGCKKTYFKSSHLKAHLRTHTGEKPFSCSWDGCDKKFARSDELSRHRRTHTGEKKFACPVCERRFMRSDHLTKHTRRHMTTKKIPSWQTEVGKLNRIATAEKPKNGSALSMLIPMPSSVCQG; encoded by the exons ATGCACGGCTCGCCGTGCTCGGAGATGGGAGATGCGTCCGCG GTTGACATCGTGGACATCTACGAGTCTATCCGTGAAAGGCAGCGTCATGATAGCGAAAGGTCTACCTGCAGCACCTTGGAGCAGAACGACATTGAAGCCGTTGAAGCGCTTGTTTGTATGAGCTCCTGGGGGCAAAGATCACAGAAAGGTGACATATTAAAGATAAGACCACTCACACCCTTCTCGGATTCTGGTGATTTCACAATGCACACTGAGGCTACGTCTGAATTACCAAAGGACTATTTATCTACACTG tGCATGACCCCTCCGCACAGCCCTGACTTTGCTGAGATATCAGCTGCTATGCTCCTCTCCTCACAAGTCACTTACTCCAAACCAAGGACTGTTATGGCGAATACAGCTTCCTGCTCAGTCACATCAACGACGGGTGCCTCTCCTACAGCCAAGCCATCTGTTATCAACGTGGAGCAACAGTGCACTCAGAAGCCAGTGATATCTGAAGCCTTTGCGCCTCAGCCTTGCAGGGCCATGGCAACAAGTGTGATACGACACACGGGTGATAGTTCTGCTTACCACCACATTCCTGCTgtgcaagagaaaacaaaggtaaCTTCAGGCTACAGGACTTCCAGAGACTTGTGTGGAGCAGATGACCGAAGACATTCCAGACTGCCACAGGACACGTGTGCTGCAGATGATTTAATTAACAAAACCTCTCCGGTACATCAACCTTACGCACGTGACTCCAGTGATAGTGTGACCAATAAAGGACAACTACCAGTCCAACCAGTTTCGCCGCAGACCCACTTACCAAAGAATTGTGAGAATGACTTGCAAAAAGTTGCTACCCCGGTGACACCTGTCCCCGTTTCAAGTCCCCAAGTTCTCTGTCAAATGATCCCTTTAAATGGACAAAGCAGTATGATCAATGCCTATGTCAAGCCTTCCACTCCAACAGTCTCAACTTCCATGAAACCTATTTTGCCACAGACAGCCCCGCTCTCTCAGCCCGTACTCATGGGACCTTCTGTGCCTCAGGGGACCGTCATGTTGGTTCTTCCACAGACTGCTGTCACGCAGACACCACAGTGCCCACAAACAGTAATGACTGTTGGGAACACCAAGTTACTGCCCCTTGCTCCTGCTCCTGTGTTCATCACTTCTGGTCAAAGCTGTGCTCCCCAGATGGACTTTTCTAGACGGAGGAATTATGTTTGCAACTTCCCTGGCTGCAAGAAAACCTATTTCAAAAGTTCCCACCTCAAAGCCCACCTCCGCACCCACACTG gagaaaagcctttcagctgcagctgggatggCTGTGACAAGAAGTTTGCCCGCTCAGATGAACTGTCACGCCACCGTAGAACTCACACAGGAGAGAAGAAGTTTGCTTGTCCTGTGTGTGAGCGTCGCTTCATGCGCAGCGATCATTTGACAAAGCACACTCGCCGCCATATGACCACAAAGAAGATCCCCAGCTGGCAGACAGAGGTTGGGAAACTCAACAGAATCGCCACAGCAGAGAAACCGAAAAACGGCAGTGCTCTCAGTATGCTCATCCCCATGCCATCGTCTGTCTGTCAGGGCTAG